One Stratiformator vulcanicus genomic window, TTGATTTCGCCTCGGGTTCGGCAAATAACTCGTAGACACCGGGTTTGCTGCGCACGAGCTGAAGCACCATGGCTTCGGCCTGCCGCGAGGCCCCCACGATCGTTTTGTCCGGCCGGCGATCGACGAACGAATCAACGGGACGGCTCAGCAGGTTTTGCAGAACGCGAACCGCATTGACGTCGTTGTCCTGCTGCAAGGCGATCCGCGCTTCGCTGATCGCGAGCACATCCTGCCTCTCAAACACCAACATCGAATCGACCGGCCGGGTCGGCAGCGTGTCGAAAAAAGGTGACCGATCACCGTTTGAGTTGCTCGCCGGTTCAGGCTCCTGCTGCGGCGGGGGGTCGGCACCGAGTTGGCAGATTGCCTCGCTTGCCAAAAGAAAAACGCCCGCCAAGACGGCGAGCGTTACTCTGAGTGGAGCGGTCCCGAAGGTCGTTCGACCGTCGATCGGATGGGGCATACTGCCGTCTCCGAACACTGCTATCTTTTGCATCGCGCGAATCCTTCGTGCATGGCGATATGGCGCCAATCCGAAGACGGTAGCAAAGAGTGACTGATAGGAAAAACGGCATTCCTCTGCTGCCAACCCGTGCAGCACCACACGTTGATCGGCACTTCCCTGATGAACGGATAAAGCAAGGGCCGTGCCAGCCGACTCTGTAAGCAGTTATCAACGTCTTCTGCTCATTCTCTACATTTGAGAGCGACATTTGATGGGCATCTTTGCGAACAAAACGCGCAAAGGCACCGGGACGAAGCGAATAATCTGCTGGAAAGACGGGAGGGTGACGAGCTCTGCGTAGAGAGCGATCATCGGAGCGTCGGGTGACTTGAGAATCGTGATGACGCCGCTGGCCGACCGCCTGAGGGGACGTGAGGAGGAGGGGAGATTTCGGTCGGGCGAGTCTATTTAGAGCAGTTTCCTGCTATCTGTGGCGGCTATCAGACGCACAACGTTTGCGTATTCGCAAGGATCCGCCGCCTGAACCCGCTACACCTACGCGATATTCGCTCTGGCGTAAGAAGTTCGCATCCACAAAAAAACCCCCCAGCCGAAGCTGAGGGGTAAAAAGGAACCGGCGATAACCTACTTTCGCGCTGGTGTGCACTATCATCGGCCCCGCGAGCTTAACGGTCGTGTTCGGAATGGGAACGAGTGTTTCCTCACGGGTATAGTCACCGGAAAGACCTGAGATGAGGTATTTCGCCCACCTCAGGCCGGTGTCTCAAGTGAGACGATCAATATGTCTGACAACTGGCAGATCCAAGTCGCTGGGAACCGAGAAGTTCCCATTCACAATCCCATGGTAATGGCTTGCGGATTCAGCTCCGACACCGTCTGAATGACGATGAGGGACGGAAATCAGCGTAGCCAAGTATTTCCCCATTAGTACCGGTCAGCTCAGAGTGTTGCCACTCTTACACACCCGGCCTATCAACTGGTAGTCTTCCAGCGGGGTCAACGAGACCTTATCTTGCGGAAGGCTTCGCGCTTAGATGCTTTCAGCGCTTATCCTGACCGTACGTAGCTACCCTGCGGTGCCACTGGCGTGACAACAGGAACACTAGAGGTACGTCCCTCCAAATCCTCTCGTACTAAAGAGAAAACCGCTCAAGTCTCGTACGCCCACGGCAGATAGGGACCAACCTGTCTCACGACGGTTTGAACCCAGCTCACGTACCACTTTAATTGGCGAACAGCCAAACCCTTGGGAGCTTCTTCACCCCCAGGATGTGATGAGCCGACATCGAGGTGCCAAACCCCGTCGCCGCTATGGACGCTCGGACGGGATCAGCCTGTTATCCCCAGAGTACCTTTTATCTGTTGAGCGATGGCCTTTCCACACAGGACCACCGGATCACTAACGCCGACTTTCGTCTCTGCTCGAGATATCTCTCTTGCAGTCAAGCACCCTTCTACGTTTACGCTCTCCGCCTGATTGCCAACCAGGCTGAGGGTACCATTGCGCTCCTCCGTTACTCTTTAGGAGGAGACCGCCCCAGTCAAACTGCCCAACTGAAACTGTCCAGCGCTCGGATTCACGAGCGAGTGTTAGACATCAAACAAGCTCAGGGTGGTATTTCAAGGACGGCTCCTTCGACACTAGCGTGCCGAGATCAAAGCCTCCCACCTATCCTACACAGAACGTATCTAAGGCCAATATCAGCCTGCAGTAAAGGTTCATGGGGTCTTTCCGTCTTGCCGCGGGGACGTGGCATCTTCACCACGACTACATTTTCACCGGGTCGCCGGTTGAGACAGTGCGCCAGTCGTTACGCCATTCATGCAGGTCGGAACTTACCCGACAAGGAATTTCGCTACCTTAGGACCGTCATAGTTACGGCCGCCGTTTACCGGAGCTTCGGTCGTGAGCGTGAACCCCCTTCCTTAACTTACCGGCACCGAGCAGGCGTCAAACCCTATACATCCTCTTACGAGTTCGCAGAGTCCTGTGTTTTTGGTAAACAGTCGCCAGCGCCGATTTACTGTGGCCCTCTTGCGAGGGCACCCCTTATCCCGAAGTTACGGGGCCATTTTGCAGAGTTCCTTAACCAGCGTTCTCCCGAGCGCCTGAGGCTTCTCGCCTCGCCTACCTGTGTCAGTTTTAGTACGGTCGCTAGTGGATGGGCTTTTCTTGGTTGTGTTTCAGGAGACTTCCTCATCCAGGGAGTCGCCCTTGCGGGACGGGCACTTCCAGCCGCCCGATCTCGATCCACACAACGTCCTCCATCCGCGGCGCAGGAATATTAACCTGCTATCCATCGTCTACGCCTTTCGGCCTTGACTAAGGAACCGGCTGACCCTGGGCGGATTTACCTTCCCCAGGAAACCTTAGGCTTTCGGCGGGCAGGATTCTCACCTGCCTTATCGTTACTCGTCCCGACATAATCACTTCCGGACCCCTTCATCGCTCCTTACGGTACGACTCGTATCTGATCCGGAACGCTCTCCTACCATTAATCCGCCGCTTCGGCGTTCTGCTTACTCCCGGTCATTATCAGTGCCAGAATACTCGACCGGTAAGCTATTACGCACTTTTTAAATGATGGCTGCTTCTAAGCCAACATCCCGGCTGTCACGGTATCCTGACATCCTTTCTGTATCAGCAGAACTTAGGGGCCTTAGCGGGCGGTCTGGGTTGTTTCCCTCTCGACCTTGGAGCTTATCCCCCAAGGACTGACTCCCGAGATAGTTATTGCGGTATTCGGAGTTTGGTCAGGGTGGGTACCCGGGAAGGGCCCCAGCCCAAATCAGTGCTCTACCCCCGCAACATAGTGGCTCGAGGCTAGCCCTAAAGCTATTTCGGAGAGAACGAGCTATCCCCCGGTTTGATTAGACTTTTACTCCTCCCCACAGGTCATCCCCCGACTTTTCAACGCCGGTGGGTTCGGTCCTCCACGCCGTCTTACCAGCGCTTCAACCTGCCCATGGGTAGATCACCGGGCTTCGCGTCTGCCGCCATTGATCTTGCGCCCTATTCAGACTCGCTTTCGCTGAGGCTACGGCCCGTAAGGCCTTAACCAACCAATAACGACAACTCGCCGGGTCATTATGCAAAAGGCACGCCGTCACACTATTAATAGTGCTCCGACCGCTTGTAGGCATGTGGTTTCAGGTTCTTTGAACTCCCCTTGAAGGGGTTCTTTTCATCGTTCGCTCGCGCTACTTGATTCACTATCGGTCGTCAGAGAGTACTTAGCCTTGGGGGGTGGGCCCCCCAGATTCAGACCGGGTTTCACGTGACCGGCCCTACTCGGGTGCCGACTAGCGAGTTCATGCTTTCGGGTACGGGACTGTCACCCTCTCTGGTCTCGCTTCCCAACGAGTGTCCCCTAGCAATTCCTCTGCATGTTGTCGGTCCCACGACCCCGCCGTGCAAGCACGACGGTTTAGGCTATTTCCTTTTCGCTCGCCGCTACTCAGGAAGTCGAAATTTCTTTCTTTTCCTGTGGGTACTGAGATGTTTCACTTCCCCACGTTCGCTCCCTTTCGGGTAATTCAGGAATCCCGGGATCAACGCTCGTTTGACAGCTTCCCCAGGCTTTTCGCAGCCTTCCACGCCCTTCATCGCCTTCTGACGCCAAGACATCCCCCACACGCCCTTAGTAACTTGGCTACGCAGATTTCAGCCCCAAAATCCTGAACCTCGCCGCAACGCCAAAATGACGCCGCACCGAAGAGCAAAACCTGGAACATCTACCCACGATCACCTGCCCATCCCTCTGCAAGAGATGGGCCGCCATTACGCTTGGGATTGTGACCCGAATAAGTGCTGTCGCCTGCCACCCGAGGGTGACCGACTCCAGCGGCTCATTCATGTATTTTAGATGCCACTTGGATCTGTCAGATTGTCAAAGAACAAAGGGGACTTAACCCCTTTCAACCCAGATGGTTGAGGCAGACTCGCGAACGAATCTGCCTCAACAATCTGTAGCCGCTGCGGCTCCCTGCCGAATTGGGAGGGCGAGATGTTATCGCTGGTCTTCCGGGCCGTCAACTCACTCGGCAAAAGTTTCGTGAAGATTTCTTCGCCGACTTCCCGAAAGCCACTCCGCCAGCAAACAATAACCTGCAGGTCGATCCCGAAACCCTCGAAAACAACCTGCCAGTGGAGACGATGGGGCTCGAACCCACAACCCCCGGCTTGCAAAGCCGGTGCTCTCCCAATTGAGCTACGTCCCCGAAAAAGCTCTCAGCCGTTAGCTTTCAGCTATCAGCAATTCTCGAGTTGATCACTCGATGAGAGCCGCCCCTCAAACCAATCAGTCTCATTTCCGTGCTTCAGCCCGACACCCGGTTGCGAGACCGACGAAGTCTAAATTGCCTTCGCTGCCCCGCCGTCAGAGGGTGTCGGGCCAGACAACACTGCGCGTGCCAGGATTCGAACCTGGGACCTCAGCTTTATCAGAGCTGCGCTCTAACCAACTGAGCTACACGCGCCTGATGAGCCGCGTATCCTACTGATGCAACTGCCGGTGTCCAGAGAACCGCACAAACCGAATCATCATTTTCGGCTCTTCGGCCCGTCGGACAACCGTTTTTCGGACGACGACGACTCGAATTGTGACATTTTATGCCGGACAGAGGTTCGCGAGAATGTGAAGTCTTTCAATCGGCGGATTCGTTTGCCGCGGCCATCACGACATCGCTGTCCTCAATTTGCTCGCTCACCCGTTTTTCGAGTTCGGATATCTCAAGTTCTAGTTCGGTCAGTTCTTCGCGCTTCTGCTCCGCGATGGAGCGAAGGTGCAGCAGGCGAACTTCCGGTTTCCTGTAGCGGATCCGGTTGATCACATCGAGCACGATCAGAGCTCGCTGCACCCTGGAAACGAGTCCTTTGACCCGGTAGATGCGAGCCGACCTCGCAACGTGTTGCAGGCGAAGCAGCCTTCCCAGCCGTAGGGCTCGCAGGAACGCGATCAGCGGCAGGAGGATAATGAGCAGGTCGAGCCAGTGCTTTCTGCAGTAACCGAGACGGCTTTTGGCGACCGACAGCATTACGAGGAATTCAAAAGCGAATGCGAACCAAATCATCGCGGTCGCCACGGCAAACACATACACCATTGAGGGTGATCGCACCCAGCCGCCGAGCACGTTGGCCGTTGCTGACGGCTTCAATTCGATCGCATATTCCAGCGCGGTGATCGGGAGAATCGAAAGAGCAACGGCGATCATCGGCCACTGAAATGCATGCTCGATCGCACGCCGCAGCTTGTCGTCGATCGCCCGGAAGCCGACGGTCGGAACGTAGATTTCCCCGGATCGCCCGCGCACTCCCGTAGTGAGCAAAAGTGGCGGAAGCAGAAATACGGCGTTTCGCAATCCCCAAGAGCCCGTCGCGATCGACACGTACGTCTCGATCGCCAGCGTCATCGCGGAACAAGCCAGACAGCCGATCAAAGCCCAGAAAAATGCCACGTCCGAGCAATTCCACAGATGCAACACACCGGCGAGGCAGGCCAGGTGCAAGAACGCGATGGTCCGCGACAACTTTTCTTCGAATGTCGGCATGATGGTCACGGAAAGCTACTTTCAATATTCCGACGCTTGCGGCTGGCGCCTCCGAAGATCGGTGATCACGCCAGACCGATCAAGGTCATTGCGACGAGCGAATTCTTCAGATCTGAGATTCCGCTCACTGCACTTTGGCGTACGATAGCAGACGGCCTTCGAGCCACGAGTTAGCAGCGATCCGCAAGCCGGAAGAAAATCTGATGCCTGACTTACCGCCGGTCGACCTCCTCGAAGACACGCACGATTTTCCATGCCCGTACCTCTTCAAGGTAATCGGCGAAGACGATCGGGCATTTGCGGCTCGGGTCGTCTCGCTCGTTCGTGAAACCGTCGGTCTGGATGAAGATCCCGAATTCAAAATCCGCCGGACGACCAGCGGCCGACACCTCAGCGTGACGATCGAGCCGGTCGTCGAACATGCGAATCAGGTTCTCGAGATTTACGACGGCCTATCGCGCCTGAAGGGCCTCGTCATGGTGATGTAACGATTGACCCGCTGGTCTCTAATTCTCGAATGTCGCTCCCTGCACCTTGGCTGTCGCATTCGAGTAAACGCTGCTGAATTAAATTCGGTTCATCGCGAAAAACGTTTGAATCGCGAGATCGTTCCAGTGACTTAGTTGCCGGCAGGGAGTTGCCAATGGCCGAGAAGACCGAATCCGATCCAATGTTTCGACAAGAGGTCGAAGTAGCTGGTCATATCATCGACAGTCTACTGCTGCCGAAGATCCTCGACCGAATTGCGGCCCTGGGGGGACGTTTCGACATTCTCGACACCCAGATCGGACACGGTCGGACCGACCCCAGTTACGCGCGCTTGATGGTTGAGGCGGAGACATCGGAACTTCTCGACGACATCCTTGACGACATCGCCCAGCACGGGGCGAACGCAACCGGAGGCGGCGATTGCCAACTCGAACACGCCGACATGTCGGGCTGCTTTCCCGAGGGCTTCTATTCGACGACCAATCAGGTCACCGAAATTCGGATAGACGGCAGTTGGATTCCAGTCGGCGACCAGGAAATGGATTGCGGTATCTTAGTCGATCGGGCATCCGGGACCGCCCGCTGTGTTCCGATGCTCGATGTCAATAAGGGCGACGCAATAGTCATCGGGCGGGATGGAACGCGCGTGACGCCGGTCGGGAGAGACCGCAATGCTCACGATGCGTTCGGCTTTATGAACAGTGCCGTTTCGAGTGAGAAACCCAAAGGCGCCGTGATTCGTGAAATCGCCGCTGAGATGAAAAAGGCGAAGGCGGGGCAGGGTAAGGTTTTACTCGTCGGCGGCCCCGCGATCGTTCACACCGGAAGCCGCGATCACGTCAGCCGACTGATACGCGAGGGCTATGTCTCCACGCTATTCGCGGGAAACGCGCTCGCCACGCATGACATTGAGCAATCGTTTTTCGATACGAGCCTCGGCATTTCGATGACACACGGCGGCGGCTCTGAGGAAGGGCACGAACATCACTTGAGATCAATTAATAAAATAAGGCGACTCGGCGGAATCAGACCGGCGGTCGAGCAGGGTATATTAAAGTCGGGTATTATGTACGAGTGTATCAAGCACGATGTGCCCTATCTACTCGCCGGGAGTATCCGTGACGATGGGCCGCTTCCCGACGTCGTGACCGACGCCCTCGATGCGCAGCGGCGAATGAGAGAGATGGCGAAGGGAGCAACGCTTGCATTAATGATTGCGACAACGCTGCATTCCATTGCCGTCGGGAACTTGCTTCCGGCAAGTGTGAAGGTCGTGTGCGTTGATATTAATCCAGCTACGGTCACCAAGTTGTCTGATCGTGGCACGTTTCAAACGATCGGCCTTGTGACCGACGTTGAACCGTTTTTAAGAGTCTTGGTCGACGAGATCGGGCGATGAACAACGCTCAGCAACTTCGAAAAGATGCGATTGCGATCTGGAAAGCGGGCGTGGCCGCCGTTGATGCCACGAAGCTCGTGCGGGAGCAGATCGAAGTCAGCGGCGACACGGTGCGCGTGGCCGGCAAATCACACGCAATCCACAATATCAGACGGATCGTGGTCGTCGGTGCCGGGAAAGCGGGTGCCGGGATGGCCCGCGGAGTCGAAGACGCCCTCGGGCCGGAGCTTTGCGAAAGTAAGCTGAAGGGCCTCGTCAGTGTTCCCGCCGACTGTGTCGGACCTCTTGAAAAAATTAAACTTCACGCGGGCCGTCCGGCCGGAGTCAATGAACCAAGAGCCGAAGGCGTGCAGGGCACGCAACGAATCTTAGAAATCGTTGGAGACTTAAACGATCGCGACATCTGCGTCGTTTTAATTTCCGGCGGGGGCAGCGCTTTAATGCCGCTGCCGATCGACGGCATCACACTCGAAGACAAGATCGCGGTGACGAAATTGCTGGCCAAGTCGGGTGCCCCGATAGAAGAATTGAATACGGTTCGCAAACATCTTTCGGGAATTAAGGGCGGAAAGTTGGCCGCAGCCATTGGGACGCCGCATGCGACGGCTTTAATTATCTCCGACATCGTCGGCAACCCGCTCGACCTGATCGCCTCAGGACCGACCGTCGCGGATCGATCGACGCGTGCGGAAGCGCTGACGATTTTAAATCGATATGCGGAGCGCAACGCGATCCCCGACTCCGTTTGGGAAATTCTGGAGGACGACGAAGCGGCCCCGACGCCCCATGCGCATCAAATTATTAACCAAATCATCGGTGAGAACGGGACATCAATCGCGGCGGCAAAGGCGGAAGCCGTGCGTCGCGGCTACGAAGTCGATTCACTGGGATCGGATAACGTCGGTTTTGCCCGAGATGAGGGGGTTCGCTTGGCTCAACACGCGGTTCAGCGCCGAGCGGCCGGACCAAACTCTTATTGCCTGCTCAGTGGCGGTGAACCGGTCGTGAAACTGGCTGACACCGATCAACCCCGCAAAGGAGGCCGCAATCAGGAGCTGGCTCTCGCAGCCGCAATCGAATTGTGGGATGACGGCGCTGAGAATATCTGCGTACTCTCCGGCGGAACGGATGGCGAAGACGGCCCGACCGACGCCGCCGGAGCCTTTATTGATGCCGGGGTCATTGCCGAGGCTAAGTCGCAACAACTTGACCCGGCCACGTTTCTTGAAATCAATAATTCCTATCCCTTTTTTGAAAATGCGGGCGGCCTTCTTAAGACCGGGCCGACCCACACGAACGTGATGGACCTGCGGGTCGTTTTGGTTGATCCCTCATCTTAGTTCGGACAACAGAGCCGAGCTGCTGATATGGCGAAAAAGCCTAACATTGATTCAGCGCGTCCAATTGAGCCCAGCAATTTTCGCAATGCGAAGTGGGCGATTCGGCTTGGGTTGATCGCACTCCTAATTCCCAGCCTCTGTTTTGCCGTATTTCAATTTTGCTCCTATACGAATTTGATGCTTGCCCGGGTTGACTGCGGAAATACCACAAGGGTCCTCGGCCTTGCGCTGCATCATTATTACGACGAGTTCGACTCCTTCCCGCCGGCGGTGACGTTCGGTCCGGATGGGCGTCCATGGCATAGTTGGAGGGCACTGATCCTCAAGTCTGCTTTGGAACTTGGTTACCTCGAACCACGCTTTGCCAACTACCGGCTGGACGAATCTTGGGACAGCCCGCACAACCTCATGCTCGGACTAGAGTGCCCGAAGCTGTTTCGCTGCGCAGCCGACCGCGGCCCGGCCGGCTGCGCGAGCCGCTTTGCGATTGTCGGCCCAAATACGATTTTCCCCCCGGACGGTGCTGTATCGATCGCGGATGTTACGGACGGGTTATCCAATACAATTGTGCTGATTGAGCATTCCGATTCCGGCATCGGCTGGACCGAACCGCGCGACGTTGATTACGACGCTGACGCGGTGAGCAAATCAGGTTGGGCCGGTGCTGGACTTCGCAGCCGTCACGAAACGGGCCGATTGATTGATGGTGACGGTTTCGTCCTGTTGAGCGACGGCTCTCCCCGCTTTGTGAGCGGAGCCGGTGATTCGGAAACGGTGCGTCGCTGGTTGCTCCGAAACGATGGGGAGCGGGTCGGTGAACTTTGACTGGCAGCTGGTCGAGTCGAATCCGCATGGCATTTCTGGTCGATAAGCGGCCAGCCTGGCCCCGGCCAATGCACTTTCTCACCGAAGTCGCCTATTAACCTGGAAAACGATTGATCGCTATCCCATTTGAAATTAAACACTTACGCCAATCGCACCCGAACGGCACTCCGTCTGCATTGTGGTTGTCCCATCAGATTCGACGAAGATTTCGCGAGTCGAATGAAACAACCGATTTACTCACTTCTGGAGACGAACATGCTTTACTGGGCACTCATGTTTTTCATCATTGCAATCGCAGCAGCGGTATTCGGGTTCGGCGGAATCGCCGCCGGCGCGTCGAGCATTGCGCAGATTCTCTTCTTCGTATTCCTCGTCCTATTCATCGTGAGCTTGATCGGCGGCCTGCGACGCCCCAGTATCTAAGACGATCAGGTGAAGCAAATTCACCAAGACGAGATCGATCGTTCACACGCGCCAACTGCGGAGTTTCAACCATGAAGACTTGTGCAATGTCAGACCTTGCGGCGTTACCGCATCGGTTGACCTGTTCCACGGCGTTTGCAGTTTTGCTCACGGCCTCCCTGTTGGTCGGTTGCGGTGAGTCCGAATTAACCGTGGAAGATGCTAAGGAAGACTTGGAAGACGCCAAGGTTGAAGCGGCGGATCAGATCGAAGAAGCGGAAGCAGAAGCGGACGAGATTCGCTACGACGCTCGCGAGGACGCGATCGAGGAAGTCACCGAAGCCGACCGCGAGGCATCGCGATTGGAAGCGACGACGAAACTTGACGCCAAACGCGAAGTCGCCGAAGAGGCCGAGGACTTGGAACGAGCCAAAGCCGCGGCAGCCGCCTCCAGCGATTTAGACCTCGGTGAGACTGAGAACCCAAGTACGGACGAAGCGACGTCGGGCGATTCAGACGAAGAATAAGTCTCCCGATCCTGCCCGATCGGATAGTAGAACAATACGTAAAGAAGCCGCGATCGATTACTCGGTCGCGGCTTCTTTACGTTGAGACGCTCTGTACGCCGACAACGATCACCGCGCAGGCTAATCTTG contains:
- a CDS encoding ornithine cyclodeaminase, with the translated sequence MAEKTESDPMFRQEVEVAGHIIDSLLLPKILDRIAALGGRFDILDTQIGHGRTDPSYARLMVEAETSELLDDILDDIAQHGANATGGGDCQLEHADMSGCFPEGFYSTTNQVTEIRIDGSWIPVGDQEMDCGILVDRASGTARCVPMLDVNKGDAIVIGRDGTRVTPVGRDRNAHDAFGFMNSAVSSEKPKGAVIREIAAEMKKAKAGQGKVLLVGGPAIVHTGSRDHVSRLIREGYVSTLFAGNALATHDIEQSFFDTSLGISMTHGGGSEEGHEHHLRSINKIRRLGGIRPAVEQGILKSGIMYECIKHDVPYLLAGSIRDDGPLPDVVTDALDAQRRMREMAKGATLALMIATTLHSIAVGNLLPASVKVVCVDINPATVTKLSDRGTFQTIGLVTDVEPFLRVLVDEIGR
- a CDS encoding glycerate kinase type-2 family protein, coding for MNNAQQLRKDAIAIWKAGVAAVDATKLVREQIEVSGDTVRVAGKSHAIHNIRRIVVVGAGKAGAGMARGVEDALGPELCESKLKGLVSVPADCVGPLEKIKLHAGRPAGVNEPRAEGVQGTQRILEIVGDLNDRDICVVLISGGGSALMPLPIDGITLEDKIAVTKLLAKSGAPIEELNTVRKHLSGIKGGKLAAAIGTPHATALIISDIVGNPLDLIASGPTVADRSTRAEALTILNRYAERNAIPDSVWEILEDDEAAPTPHAHQIINQIIGENGTSIAAAKAEAVRRGYEVDSLGSDNVGFARDEGVRLAQHAVQRRAAGPNSYCLLSGGEPVVKLADTDQPRKGGRNQELALAAAIELWDDGAENICVLSGGTDGEDGPTDAAGAFIDAGVIAEAKSQQLDPATFLEINNSYPFFENAGGLLKTGPTHTNVMDLRVVLVDPSS
- a CDS encoding DUF1559 family PulG-like putative transporter encodes the protein MAKKPNIDSARPIEPSNFRNAKWAIRLGLIALLIPSLCFAVFQFCSYTNLMLARVDCGNTTRVLGLALHHYYDEFDSFPPAVTFGPDGRPWHSWRALILKSALELGYLEPRFANYRLDESWDSPHNLMLGLECPKLFRCAADRGPAGCASRFAIVGPNTIFPPDGAVSIADVTDGLSNTIVLIEHSDSGIGWTEPRDVDYDADAVSKSGWAGAGLRSRHETGRLIDGDGFVLLSDGSPRFVSGAGDSETVRRWLLRNDGERVGEL
- a CDS encoding DUF1328 domain-containing protein, translated to MLYWALMFFIIAIAAAVFGFGGIAAGASSIAQILFFVFLVLFIVSLIGGLRRPSI
- a CDS encoding YbeD family protein, with the translated sequence MPDLPPVDLLEDTHDFPCPYLFKVIGEDDRAFAARVVSLVRETVGLDEDPEFKIRRTTSGRHLSVTIEPVVEHANQVLEIYDGLSRLKGLVMVM